The following nucleotide sequence is from Mesotoga infera.
GCCTCACTTCCCGACGCAGTCGGCCTCGCGTCCCGGCATGTTCTTCGCCGGAATTCCGATTCCGAGTACAGTGGACCAATGACGGCAAATCGCAGACAAAAAGGTTTCCACAGTCTTTGTTTCTGAAGATGAATAGTGTATATTAAGTTGTAGGACATCCTACAACATTCGAGAGGCGGTGCGAATGAAGGAGATAGGGATCGACCACAATTCCCATGCCTCACTTTCTGGGAAGATTCATAACGAATTGAGAAAACTGATCTTGAATGGTGAACTCAAAGCCGGAGAGAGACTACCCTCGGAACCCGACCTTGCTCATGAGCTTGGAGTTAGCAGAAATTCACTAAGAGAGGCTATCGGTCTCCTTCAAAGGGAGGGTTTGCTACTCAAGAAGCATGGAATTGGGACTTTCGTTACAGATAGATATCCGATTATTAGGGGAGGAATCGAGAGGCTCTCAAGCATTGGCAGCTTTATCGAGTCCCAGGGTCATTCTGCGAGGAGCGAGATAAGTCGATTCGATCAATGTGCTTGCGAAGAGAAAATCTGCGAGTTCCTCGATCTGGGGGTGGGCAGTCTGGTTCATGTTCTTGAGACTACAAAATACGCTTCGGAAATCCCCGTTGCCGTTTGCATTGATTACATTCCGAAGTCCATTGTGAAAGATATAGATCCCGACAGAATCCACAATTCTGTCTTTGAGGGACTTGGTAGACACTATAATATCGATATCAGATATGCCGAGTGCGATCTAATTCCTATCAGTTGTGACGAGGTTCTATCTAGGAGGCTCAAGGTCGACGCGGATACTTCAGTTCTCTTATTGGAGCAGATTCATTACGACGTTTTGGATAGAAAGGTTCTATATTCGAAGAGTTACTTTCCGTCGGGAAAATTCACTTTCAAGCTCATTAGAAGACGTTGAGACAGGTAGCTCAACAGGAGGTGTAGGGAAATGAGAAAGCTCTTACTGGTGATGGTTCTATTACTGGGTGTTATGCTTTCAGCCACAACCATCGAGGTCCTATGGATGGGATGGCCCCAGGATCAGGTTATGCAGCTCGTCAATGCGTTCAAAGAAGAGACCGGAATCGACGTGGATATTCAACTGGTACCCTTCGGCCAGCTTTTCCAGACGATCGAAGTCCGACTGGCAGCTGGCGACGGTACGCCGGATGTGTATATAGTGGATGGTCCAAACACGGCCTCTTATGCGGCACGAGGTTATCTCCTTCCCCTGGATGAACACTTCAGCGATGAGGAGATGTCTGCGTGGTTCGATGCCTCCATAGAAGAGGGCAGCTATCATGGTTCTTTCTACTCGGTTCCTTACGGGACTTCATCGGCTGGCATATTCTACAATAAAGCTATCTTCGAGGAATACGGCGTTCCCTTCCTGCCGGAGACAATAGAAGAGAGGCTCACGTGGGAAGAGGTGGCCGAAATTGCGAAGAAACTCACCAAAGACACCAATGGGGACGGACTTACAGATATCTGGGGTCTTGTGATTGAACAGATAGACAGACCGTATCTGATCTTCCCCATGGTTCAGTCACTTGGTGCGAAAGTCCTTTCCGATGACGGTCTTGAATCTCAGGGATATATCACTTCAGATGAGTTCGTTGAAGGAACCACCTTCTACTGGAAGCTCTTCAACGAATGGAAGGTCAGTCCCCAAGGTCTCAGCGACTCGGCAATTTCACGCGAGTATTTCGGAACTGGTAGAGCAGCAATGATGCTCGGAAATGAGTGGAATTTGCGAAGGATGCTCCAGTACCCCGACCTGGCTTATGGACTTTCCCCCTTCCCGTATTTCGAGGGCGGAGTTGCAGTTACCCCAACGGGCAGCTGGCATGTTGGAATTAACTCCAAGACAAAGAAGCTTGAGGAAGCTCTGGCCTTCACAAAGTTTATTACCGGCAAGGAAGCTGTAATCACCTGGCACAAGCTGAACGGTATAGCACCCGCAAGGTCAGATGTTTACGAGGCCCTTCCCGAGGTTTTCGATAACCCAATGTGGCAGCTCTTCGTCAAAGAGATGGAGACCACCGCAGTCCCAAGACCTAGAACACCCGGCTACTCGCAGTACGAGCTTATGCTGAGGGAGGCATTCAATTCTATTCACTACGGTGCCGATCCAAGAAGCACTCTTGAAGAGGTCGCCGCACGAATCGACAGAGAACTTAGAAAGTACAGATAGTTTTCCAGGGATCGTGCTTGAATTTAGATTATTCCGGAAGGTGCGCAGATGTTTCGAAATAACAAAGTAGCGTGGCTTTTTGTTCTGCCCGCGCTGACATTTCTTCTTGTGTTCAAGATTTGGCCAATAGGCGTCTCGGTTATTGAGAGCCTTACTATGACGAGTTTCACCGGGACAAAGTCATTCGTAGGGTTCGAAAACTATGAATACCTCTTCAAGCACGATCCCGTCTTCTGGAGATCTTTTTCCGTTACTCTCTTCTACTCTATAATCGTAAATCCACTGATTGTCCTGACCTCATTGTTGATGGCGCTGCTTCTGAATTCCAGTCACTTCTTCACCAAGTTCTTCAGGACTGTCTTCTTCTTGCCGGCGGCGATATCGTTCGCCGTTGTCTCCGTAATCTGGATGATAGTCCTCGATCCATATAACGGTCTGGCAAACAGCTTCCTGACCATGTTCGGCTTCAAACCTCAGCCCTTCTTCGCCTCTCCCGATCAGGCGCTTTGGGGGCTGATACTTCTTAACGTCTGGAGAAGCTCCGGCTACTGGATGATGTACTTCCTTGCAGGATTGCAGAACATTCCCGAGACGCTGTACGAAGCCGCCGAGATCGACGGGGCCTCAACTTTAAGGAAGACGTTCAAGATTACGCTGCCTCTGCTCACGAGGACTATTTCCTTTGTTCTCGTTGCAAATACGGCCTTCAATTTTCTCAGTTTCGCGCCTGTTTACATAATTACGAAGGGCGGCCCCATGGGCTCGACAAATCTCCTGATGTACGAGTCTTACAAGAGCGCCTTCGTAAATCTCGACATGGGAAGGGCCTCTGCGATCACTACGATCTTGCTGGGAATCATCCTTGTTTTCAGTTTCTTCGAGCTGAGGTTCACCAGAGCTCGATTCGAGTATTGAGGTGGAATCATGAAGAAGCGAAGTCTTTGGAAAACAATGATACTATTTGCCGTTCTCGGCATTATAAGCCTATTCTTTCTGATCCCACTCATCTGGGTCGTTGCATCCGCTTTGAGGCCTGCCAGTCCGCTCTACGAGTACGCCAATCCTCTGACCTGGAAAAGTTTCGTTCCTACCAAACCGACACTGGAGAATTTCGTACATATATTCGTCAACCTAAACTTTGGCAGAGCTCTCATGAACAGCCTTTTCGTTTCGGTCTCGACCATACTTCTAACGGTCATTGTAGCATCCATGGCGGGATTTGCGCTAGCGAAGTTCGAATTCAGAGGCAAAGCTGCGCTCTTTACAATAGTACTGATAACCTTCATGGTTCCCTTCGAGTCCATCGTTATACCGCTATATATACTCATAAAGCAGCTGCGTATAGACAACACATACTGGGCTCTCATTCTTCCGGGCGTAGCCAACGGCCTTGCGATATTCCTTTTCAGACAGTTCTTCTCTGAAGTGCCTTCAGAGATCATGGAAGCGGCAAGAATAGACGGCGCTTCCTGGTTCAGAATCTACTGGAGGATCGTTCTTCCGCTGAGCGTTCCGGCCATAGTCACTGTAATTGTAATGGTCTTCATGTTCCAGTGGAACTCGCTGTTCTGGCCTCTTGTAGCAACCCATTCAAGTAGATTCGAGGTTGTACAGGTAGCCATCGCCGCACATAGATCAACGGAAAACACAAGTTGGGCGAATCTCTTCAGCTCGGCAATCGCCGGCAGTCTTCCGCCGGTAATTCTCTTCCTCTTCCTCCAGAAGTACTTCGTAAGGGGGATAAGCGGAACGGGATTGAAAGGATGATTTCATGAATAATTCTAAGAAGGCGAAAAACCACTTGCAGATTTCCGGCGACTCCCTTCCCGAGATAGCTCTTGTACCCGGTGATCCGGCAAGAGTATACGAAATCGGAGAGTGTCTGAGCAATGTGGAGGAAATAGGAAACAACAGAGACTACATAACTATTACCGGAACCTATAAAGGCCTGCCGCTTACTGTATGTTCTAGCGGAATCGGAGGACCCTCGACTGAGATCGCGGTGGTCGAGCTAAACAAGCTGGGCGTCAAGACAATCATCCGTGTCGGAACTTCCGGAGGACTTGCAGACGATGTGAAACCGGGAGACTTGATCGTGCTTTCGAGTTGCATAAGATACTCGGGAACTGCAAATCTCTTCATTCCGGAGAACTTCCCCGCCGTAGCCGATTACCGGCTACTTACGGCGTTGATTTCAGCCTGTGAAGAGGGCGGTGTGGTCTATCACGTGGGAATCGGCCTTTCACTCGATTCTTTCTATGCAACAAAGCCCGATCTCTTGAGAGAAGACTTCCCATCATCTATCTACGGAAAACTTAAAGAATGGATTGCTGCAGGCGCTTTACAGCTCGACATGGAAGCAGCTACTCTCTATGTGCTTTCTTCTCTTCTGAAGATCAATGCCGCCGCCATATGCACCGCAGGATCCAACATCTCGCGAGGTGAGAGACCAGAGACTCCTCCTTCGAATGAAAACGCCATAATAGCAGCCTGCGAAGCAGCTTACAGGTTTAATAACTGGAAAGAAATTTCAATTAAGCGAGGGAGGAGTTTCAGACTTCCTCCGATTGCAGAGCGGGGGTAATGAACTATGAGTGAGAGACTTACCGGAAAGACGGCCCTTATCTTCGGAGCGGGAAGAGTTGGAAGCTCCGCTGCCGATGCATTTGTAAACGAGGGTGCAAAGGTTATTCTGCTGGACAGAGACGAGGAAAAGCTCGAAGCCTTGAAGAAGAAACTTGAAGAATCGAGAAAGGGATTCTGTTCGACGATATGCGCAAACATAAACAGTCAAAGCGATGTGGATGAGATATCAGATCTACTGGAAGAAAAGACATGGAAAGTCGACATCCTTCTTAACTGCCCAGCCTACATATACAGGGCACCATTTGTCGATCACCCAATAGAAGAGATTGACAGGCAGTGGCATATCAATGTGAGGATAGTCTTCATGTTGTCGCAGGCCGTAGCTAAGATGATGTCGAAAGACGGCGGTGGAAAGATCATCAACCTGGCCTCGGTCGGAGGCCTCTTTCCGGAAAAGGAACACGCAGGCCACTGCGCAGCAAAAGCGGGGATTATTGCGATTTCGAAGGTAATGGCACTCGAACTAGCCTCGGCCAATATTCAGGTAAACGTCATTGCTCCCGGCCCAACAGAGACCGTTCCATTTACTTCTCCCTTCTATTCTCAACATCCCGAAGTACTGAAAAGAATAGAGGAAAAGACCCCGGCCGGGAGGATCGGGCATCCTGAAGACCATACAGGAATAATGGTATTTCTCGCCTCGGAGGAATCGGACTGGATAACGGGCCAGGTGATAATGTCCGACGGCGGACTTGGTCTGGTGTGAATCTTCAAAACACAGACGAATAAGTATGCCCCGTATCGATCCGGGGCATATTCATTGCTGGCAGGATAATACTAGAAGTGTTGAAGCGCGAAGGGCAAGCTCTTCGGAAGATCCTGACCTTTGTAGCCGCCCGATACCTTAACCCTGCCGAACTCTATCATCTCTTTGAAGTCTGTGCTCCCGCCAACAACCGAAGATAAGGTCGCGATCTCACACTCGAGATCAAAAGAGTCACTCGGCAAGAAGCTAAGTTCTCCATTCTCAACACATAGTTCGAAAACTCCGTCATTCCATGATGCCTGGCTGTCGTCGATTTTGATTCCGACCCGCATGTCCGGAGCGTCGATTCTCAGACCGTTGAGCAGCTGGAGGTCTACGATTCTGATCATAGTCCTGGGTACTATCTTAATCTCGGATGGCCTTTCCTTTAGATACGGCCAGAGAAGGAAATCAGGCGGTAGAAAGG
It contains:
- a CDS encoding ABC transporter substrate-binding protein; translated protein: MRKLLLVMVLLLGVMLSATTIEVLWMGWPQDQVMQLVNAFKEETGIDVDIQLVPFGQLFQTIEVRLAAGDGTPDVYIVDGPNTASYAARGYLLPLDEHFSDEEMSAWFDASIEEGSYHGSFYSVPYGTSSAGIFYNKAIFEEYGVPFLPETIEERLTWEEVAEIAKKLTKDTNGDGLTDIWGLVIEQIDRPYLIFPMVQSLGAKVLSDDGLESQGYITSDEFVEGTTFYWKLFNEWKVSPQGLSDSAISREYFGTGRAAMMLGNEWNLRRMLQYPDLAYGLSPFPYFEGGVAVTPTGSWHVGINSKTKKLEEALAFTKFITGKEAVITWHKLNGIAPARSDVYEALPEVFDNPMWQLFVKEMETTAVPRPRTPGYSQYELMLREAFNSIHYGADPRSTLEEVAARIDRELRKYR
- a CDS encoding carbohydrate ABC transporter permease, with the protein product MKKRSLWKTMILFAVLGIISLFFLIPLIWVVASALRPASPLYEYANPLTWKSFVPTKPTLENFVHIFVNLNFGRALMNSLFVSVSTILLTVIVASMAGFALAKFEFRGKAALFTIVLITFMVPFESIVIPLYILIKQLRIDNTYWALILPGVANGLAIFLFRQFFSEVPSEIMEAARIDGASWFRIYWRIVLPLSVPAIVTVIVMVFMFQWNSLFWPLVATHSSRFEVVQVAIAAHRSTENTSWANLFSSAIAGSLPPVILFLFLQKYFVRGISGTGLKG
- a CDS encoding sugar ABC transporter permease: MFRNNKVAWLFVLPALTFLLVFKIWPIGVSVIESLTMTSFTGTKSFVGFENYEYLFKHDPVFWRSFSVTLFYSIIVNPLIVLTSLLMALLLNSSHFFTKFFRTVFFLPAAISFAVVSVIWMIVLDPYNGLANSFLTMFGFKPQPFFASPDQALWGLILLNVWRSSGYWMMYFLAGLQNIPETLYEAAEIDGASTLRKTFKITLPLLTRTISFVLVANTAFNFLSFAPVYIITKGGPMGSTNLLMYESYKSAFVNLDMGRASAITTILLGIILVFSFFELRFTRARFEY
- a CDS encoding uridine phosphorylase, whose amino-acid sequence is MNNSKKAKNHLQISGDSLPEIALVPGDPARVYEIGECLSNVEEIGNNRDYITITGTYKGLPLTVCSSGIGGPSTEIAVVELNKLGVKTIIRVGTSGGLADDVKPGDLIVLSSCIRYSGTANLFIPENFPAVADYRLLTALISACEEGGVVYHVGIGLSLDSFYATKPDLLREDFPSSIYGKLKEWIAAGALQLDMEAATLYVLSSLLKINAAAICTAGSNISRGERPETPPSNENAIIAACEAAYRFNNWKEISIKRGRSFRLPPIAERG
- a CDS encoding GntR family transcriptional regulator, whose translation is MKEIGIDHNSHASLSGKIHNELRKLILNGELKAGERLPSEPDLAHELGVSRNSLREAIGLLQREGLLLKKHGIGTFVTDRYPIIRGGIERLSSIGSFIESQGHSARSEISRFDQCACEEKICEFLDLGVGSLVHVLETTKYASEIPVAVCIDYIPKSIVKDIDPDRIHNSVFEGLGRHYNIDIRYAECDLIPISCDEVLSRRLKVDADTSVLLLEQIHYDVLDRKVLYSKSYFPSGKFTFKLIRRR
- a CDS encoding SDR family oxidoreductase, translated to MSERLTGKTALIFGAGRVGSSAADAFVNEGAKVILLDRDEEKLEALKKKLEESRKGFCSTICANINSQSDVDEISDLLEEKTWKVDILLNCPAYIYRAPFVDHPIEEIDRQWHINVRIVFMLSQAVAKMMSKDGGGKIINLASVGGLFPEKEHAGHCAAKAGIIAISKVMALELASANIQVNVIAPGPTETVPFTSPFYSQHPEVLKRIEEKTPAGRIGHPEDHTGIMVFLASEESDWITGQVIMSDGGLGLV